Proteins encoded together in one Vitis vinifera cultivar Pinot Noir 40024 chromosome 4, ASM3070453v1 window:
- the LOC100252999 gene encoding cytosolic sulfotransferase 12: protein MSSSQLPLPLPEYLQEDEVTQEHRDLLSSLPREKGWVTSHLFQYQGFWHTSRHLKGVVACQQHFQAHDTDILLVTTPKSGTTWLKAMAFALLKRVRFPDTRHHPLLTNNPHELVPFLEIKLYAESKVPDLTSFTAPRLFSTHLPFTSLPESVNTSGCKLVYLCRNPRDTFVSFWQFTNKLRLENMGTNPLEEVFDKFCWGVSLSGPFWDHVLGYWKESLEKPEKILFLKYEEMKAQPHVQLRRLAEFLGCPFCPEEETRCVVDEILQLCSFENLSNLEVNKNGKLSSGEEHSAFFRRGEVGDWVNYLTAEMLDRLDHITEEKLHGSGLKFEVS from the coding sequence ATGTCAAGCTCTCAACTCCCTCTTCCTCTTCCTGAGTATTTGCAAGAAGATGAAGTAACTCAGGAACACAGGGACTTACTGTCCTCCCTCCCCAGAGAGAAGGGTTGGGTTACATCTCATCTCTTTCAATACCAAGGCTTTTGGCATACATCCAGGCATTTGAAAGGGGTAGTGGCATGCCAACAACACTTCCAAGCTCACGATACTGACATCCTCCTTGTCACCACTCCCAAATCAGGCACCACGTGGTTGAAGGCAATGGCGTTTGCCTTATTGAAAAGGGTTAGATTTCCTGATACCCGACACCACCCATTGCTCACAAACAACCCTCATGAGCTCGTGCCCTTCTTAGAGATTAAGCTCTATGCTGAAAGCAAGGTTCCTGATCTCACCTCATTTACTGCTCCAAGGCTCTTTTCAACTCATTTACCATTCACATCTCTGCCAGAATCTGTGAATACCTCAGGTTGCAAGCTTGTGTATCTATGTAGGAACCCCAGGGACACCTTCGTGTCATTCTGGCAGTTCACTAATAAGTTGAGACTCGAGAATATGGGGACTAATCCGCTCGAGGAGGTTTTTGATAAGTTCTGTTGGGGAGTGAGTTTGTCTGGACCCTTTTGGGACCATGTGTTGGGTTATTGGAAGGAAAGTTTGGAAAAGCCTGAGAAGATACTTTTCTTGAAGTATGAGGAGATGAAAGCACAACCCCATGTTCAGTTAAGGAGACTGGCTGAGTTCTTGGGGTGCCCATTTTGCCCAGAGGAAGAGACCAGATGTGTGGTGGATGAGATATTACAGCTGTGCAGTTTTGAGAACTTGAGCAATTTGGAGGTGAATAAGAATGGGAAACTGTCATCAGGGGAGGAACACAGCGCATTCTTTAGACGAGGTGAAGTTGGAGATTGGGTGAACTATTTGACAGCTGAGATGCTTGATAGATTAGATCATATAACTGAAGAGAAGCTCCATGGTTCtggtttaaaatttgaggtatcTTAA
- the LOC104879095 gene encoding cytosolic sulfotransferase 12: MSSSQPPIPAPQDLQEDGLTQECRDLLSSLPTEEGWLFDVYQYQGFWFPSRQIQAVLASQQRFQAQDTDILLVTTPKSGTTWLKAIVFAFVNRVKFPDMQDHHPLLTSNPHELVPLL, translated from the coding sequence ATGTCAAGCTCTCAACCTCCCATCCCTGCTCCCCAGGATTTGCAAGAAGATGGGCTCACTCAAGAATGCAGGGACTTACTCTCCTCCCTCCCTACAGAAGAAGGATGGCTTTTTGATGTCTATCAATACCAAGGTTTTTGGTTTCCGTCAAGGCAGATACAAGCAGTGCTGGCCAGCCAACAGCGTTTCCAAGCTCAGGACACCGACATCCTCCTTGTCACCACTCCCAAATCAGGCACCACCTGGCTGAAAGCAATAGTGTTCGCGTTCGTGAATCGGGTCAAGTTTCCGGACATGCAAGACCACCACCCCTTGCTCACAAGCAACCCTCATGAACTCGTGCCCTTACTTTGA